From Vibrio crassostreae, one genomic window encodes:
- the adhE gene encoding bifunctional acetaldehyde-CoA/alcohol dehydrogenase produces the protein MPVTNLAELDALVARVKAAQEEFATFSQEKVDAIFRAASLAANHARIPLAQQAVAESGMGIVEDKVIKNHFASEFIYNKYKDEKTCGILEEDDNLGTMTIAEPVGIICGIVPTTNPTSTAIFKSLISLKTRNGIIFSPHPRAKNSTNDAAKLVLDAAVAAGAPKDIIGWIDQPSVELSNALMKHDGIALILATGGPGMVKAAYSSGKPAIGVGAGNVPVVIDETADIKRAVASILMSKTFDNGVVCASEQAAIVVGEVYDEVKERFASHKAHVLSKADADKVRKVLLIDGNLNAKIVGQPAPAIAEMAGVKVPADTKVLVGEGLGKVSYDDEFAHEKLSPTLGLFRADDFEDAVAQAVTMVEIGGIGHTSGLYTNQDTNADRIRYFGDKMKTARILINIPTTHGGIGDLYNFNVAPSLTLGCGSWGGNSISENVGPKHLINKKTVAKRAENMLWHKLPKSIYFRRGSLPIAMSDLEGKKRAFLVTDRFLFNNGYADDVVSLLKAQGIEVQTFFDVEADPTLSVVEKGAEAMKSFQPDVILALGGGSPMDAAKIMWVMYEHPETHFEELAMRFMDIRKRIYKFPKMGQKAELVCITTTSGTGSEVTPFAVVTDDKTGAKYPLADYEITPNMAIVDANLVMNMPKSLTAFGGYDAVTHALEAYVSVLANEYSDGQALQALKMLKEYLPSSYKNGAADPIAREKVHNAATIAGVAFANAFLGVCHSMAHKIGAEFHLPHGLANALLISNVVRYNANDNPTKQTAFSQYDRPQARRRYAEVADHLGLSQAGDRTAQKIERLLTWLEELKKDLDIPLSIQAAGVNESDFIAKLDELAVEAFDDQCTGANPRYPLITELKEVLTTSYFGQPYVEGETFEGTTVILKKADQKPAEAKAPKAKKEKANA, from the coding sequence ATGCCTGTAACTAACTTAGCGGAACTTGATGCTCTAGTAGCTCGCGTTAAAGCAGCACAAGAAGAGTTTGCAACATTCTCTCAAGAGAAAGTAGACGCAATCTTCCGTGCAGCTTCTCTTGCTGCTAACCACGCTCGTATTCCACTAGCACAACAAGCAGTTGCTGAATCTGGAATGGGTATTGTTGAAGATAAGGTTATCAAAAACCACTTTGCATCTGAATTTATCTACAACAAATACAAAGACGAAAAAACATGTGGCATCTTAGAAGAAGATGACAACCTAGGCACAATGACTATCGCCGAGCCTGTAGGTATCATCTGTGGTATCGTTCCAACAACGAACCCAACTTCTACAGCAATCTTCAAATCTCTAATCTCTCTTAAGACACGTAACGGCATCATCTTCTCGCCACACCCACGTGCAAAGAACTCAACTAACGACGCAGCGAAACTGGTTCTAGACGCAGCTGTTGCAGCCGGTGCTCCAAAAGACATCATCGGTTGGATCGATCAACCATCTGTAGAGCTTTCTAACGCGCTTATGAAGCACGACGGTATCGCACTTATCCTTGCTACTGGTGGTCCAGGCATGGTTAAAGCAGCATACTCTTCTGGTAAGCCTGCAATCGGTGTTGGTGCTGGTAACGTTCCTGTAGTTATCGATGAAACAGCTGACATCAAACGTGCTGTAGCATCTATCCTAATGTCTAAAACATTCGATAACGGCGTTGTATGTGCTTCTGAGCAAGCAGCAATCGTTGTTGGTGAAGTATATGACGAAGTTAAAGAGCGTTTCGCTTCTCACAAAGCTCACGTTCTATCTAAAGCTGACGCTGATAAAGTACGTAAAGTGCTTCTTATCGACGGCAACCTAAACGCTAAAATCGTAGGTCAACCTGCTCCAGCAATCGCTGAAATGGCTGGTGTTAAAGTTCCTGCTGATACAAAAGTACTTGTAGGTGAAGGTCTTGGTAAAGTTTCTTACGATGACGAATTCGCTCACGAGAAACTATCTCCAACTCTAGGTCTATTCCGCGCAGACGACTTCGAAGACGCTGTTGCTCAAGCGGTAACTATGGTTGAAATCGGTGGTATCGGTCACACATCTGGTCTTTACACTAACCAAGATACTAACGCAGACCGCATCCGTTACTTCGGTGACAAGATGAAGACTGCTCGTATCCTAATCAACATCCCTACTACTCACGGTGGTATCGGTGACCTGTACAACTTCAACGTTGCACCTTCTCTAACTCTAGGTTGTGGTTCATGGGGTGGTAACTCTATCTCTGAGAACGTAGGTCCTAAGCACCTTATCAACAAGAAAACTGTAGCGAAGCGAGCTGAAAACATGTTGTGGCACAAACTACCTAAGTCTATCTACTTCCGTCGTGGTAGCCTTCCAATCGCAATGAGCGACCTAGAAGGTAAGAAACGCGCATTCCTAGTAACTGACCGTTTCCTATTCAACAACGGTTACGCTGATGACGTAGTTAGCCTGCTTAAAGCACAAGGCATCGAAGTTCAAACTTTCTTCGACGTAGAAGCAGATCCAACGCTATCTGTTGTTGAGAAAGGTGCTGAAGCAATGAAGAGCTTCCAACCTGACGTAATCCTTGCTCTAGGTGGCGGTTCTCCAATGGATGCTGCTAAGATCATGTGGGTTATGTACGAGCACCCAGAAACTCACTTCGAAGAACTAGCAATGCGCTTTATGGATATCCGTAAACGTATCTACAAGTTCCCTAAAATGGGTCAAAAAGCTGAGCTAGTATGTATTACTACTACTTCAGGTACGGGTTCAGAGGTTACTCCATTCGCTGTTGTTACAGACGACAAGACTGGTGCTAAGTACCCACTAGCTGACTACGAAATCACGCCAAACATGGCTATCGTTGATGCGAACCTAGTAATGAACATGCCTAAGTCTCTAACAGCGTTCGGTGGTTACGATGCAGTAACTCACGCTCTTGAAGCTTACGTATCTGTTCTAGCGAACGAATACTCAGACGGTCAAGCTCTTCAAGCTCTTAAGATGCTTAAAGAATACCTACCATCAAGCTACAAAAATGGTGCGGCTGACCCAATCGCTCGTGAGAAAGTACACAACGCAGCAACTATCGCTGGTGTAGCATTTGCGAATGCATTCCTAGGTGTGTGTCACTCAATGGCTCACAAAATTGGTGCTGAGTTCCACCTACCACACGGTCTTGCTAACGCACTACTTATCTCAAACGTTGTACGTTACAACGCGAACGATAACCCAACTAAGCAGACTGCATTCTCTCAGTACGACCGTCCACAAGCACGTCGTCGTTACGCTGAAGTTGCTGACCACCTAGGCCTAAGCCAAGCTGGTGACCGTACTGCTCAGAAGATTGAACGTCTACTGACTTGGTTAGAAGAGCTTAAGAAAGACCTAGACATCCCACTATCTATCCAAGCTGCGGGTGTTAACGAGTCTGACTTCATCGCTAAACTAGACGAGCTAGCTGTTGAAGCGTTCGATGACCAGTGTACAGGTGCTAACCCACGTTACCCTCTAATCACTGAGCTAAAAGAAGTGCTAACAACTTCTTACTTCGGCCAACCATACGTTGAAGGCGAAACTTTCGAAGGTACTACAGTTATCCTTAAGAAAGCAGACCAAAAGCCAGCTGAAGCGAAAGCGCCAAAAGCTAAAAAAGAAAAAGCTAACGCATAA
- a CDS encoding YchE family NAAT transporter: MQGLELAIFMQFFLGLVAAVNPIGIMPVFVSLTAHMPPEERNRTALQANIAVAVILIVSLVAGQMLLDMFSISLDSFRVAGGLLLLSIAFSMMSGKLGEDKQNKQEKSEYISKEQIGVVPLAMPLMAGPGAISSTIVYGSRYPAAIDTVGIGISIIAFATCSWLLFRSAPVIVRFLGQTGINVITRIMGLILGALGIEFIANGLRNLFPGLA; the protein is encoded by the coding sequence ATGCAAGGCTTAGAACTCGCAATTTTTATGCAATTCTTCCTTGGGCTTGTTGCTGCCGTAAACCCAATCGGCATCATGCCTGTTTTTGTTTCTCTTACTGCTCATATGCCGCCAGAAGAGAGGAACAGGACAGCCTTACAAGCAAACATTGCTGTTGCCGTGATCCTCATTGTCTCTCTTGTTGCGGGGCAAATGCTGCTTGATATGTTTAGTATCTCGCTGGACTCATTTCGTGTTGCAGGTGGTTTACTATTACTGAGCATCGCATTTTCGATGATGAGCGGTAAGCTCGGTGAAGATAAGCAGAACAAACAAGAAAAATCTGAATACATCAGCAAAGAGCAAATCGGTGTTGTTCCACTTGCTATGCCGCTAATGGCAGGTCCGGGAGCAATCAGCTCGACCATTGTTTACGGGTCTCGCTACCCTGCTGCTATTGATACGGTAGGAATCGGCATTAGCATCATCGCATTCGCAACATGCTCTTGGCTTTTGTTCCGTTCAGCGCCAGTTATCGTTCGTTTCCTAGGTCAAACGGGTATCAACGTGATCACTCGTATCATGGGTTTGATTCTTGGCGCATTGGGCATCGAGTTCATCGCCAATGGCTTACGTAATTTGTTCCCAGGTTTGGCATAA
- a CDS encoding ion transporter: protein MSRKPLKHHLYVIIFGTHTPAGRAFDISLIVAILASLLVLILESIPNVMSEWSQQLRYIEYTFTALFTLEYLLRLYCSPKPKSYATSFYGVVDLLAILPTYLAIIFPGASFMGVVRLLRVMRIFRILKLVRYLQDSNILLRSLLMARRKILIFFSTVGILVVIFGALIFVIEGPENGFTSIPHSIYWAIVTITTVGYGDMVPQTALGKAIASLTMLLGYSILAVPTGIITAELSNEMNSHKELVKCPNCNRAGHDSDAMYCKHCASELADPDKRVVTEEK, encoded by the coding sequence ATGTCACGCAAGCCACTCAAGCATCATTTGTACGTCATTATCTTTGGTACTCACACGCCTGCCGGACGTGCATTTGATATCTCTCTGATCGTTGCAATCTTGGCTTCGCTGTTAGTTCTGATTTTAGAGTCCATCCCTAATGTAATGAGCGAATGGTCACAACAGCTGCGTTATATCGAATACACCTTTACTGCACTCTTCACTCTTGAGTATTTGTTAAGGCTTTATTGCTCTCCAAAACCAAAATCCTACGCCACCAGCTTTTACGGTGTCGTTGACCTATTAGCGATTCTTCCAACCTACTTAGCGATCATCTTCCCTGGTGCTTCGTTTATGGGTGTGGTGAGGCTGCTTCGTGTGATGCGTATCTTCCGAATCCTAAAACTGGTTCGCTACCTGCAAGATTCCAATATTCTGTTGCGCTCACTGTTAATGGCAAGACGAAAGATACTTATCTTCTTCAGCACAGTTGGGATCTTAGTCGTTATCTTTGGTGCTCTGATCTTTGTTATTGAAGGCCCAGAAAATGGCTTCACCAGTATTCCTCACAGCATCTATTGGGCAATCGTAACTATCACGACAGTGGGGTATGGTGACATGGTGCCGCAGACCGCGCTTGGCAAAGCCATAGCATCACTGACCATGCTATTGGGTTACTCAATTTTGGCGGTGCCGACAGGAATTATTACTGCAGAACTCAGTAATGAAATGAACTCACACAAAGAGTTGGTTAAGTGTCCTAACTGCAACCGAGCGGGTCATGATTCTGACGCCATGTATTGCAAACACTGTGCAAGCGAATTGGCAGATCCAGACAAGCGTGTCGTCACTGAAGAGAAATAA
- the asd gene encoding aspartate-semialdehyde dehydrogenase, with protein MRVGLVGWRGMVGSVLMQRMVEEKDFDLIEPVYYSTSQIGIPAPVLGGKDAGLLQDAFDIDSLKQLDAVITCQGGDYTSKVYPALRQAGWKGYWIDAASTLRMDADSIITLDPVNLAQIQQGIHSGTNTFVGGNCTVSLMLMALGGLYEKGMVEWMSAMTYQAASGAGAKNMRELISQMGVINDSVSSELANPSSSILDIDKKVADTIRSSSFPTDQFGAPLAGSLIPWIDVKRENGQSKEEWKAGVEANKILGLDGQPIPIDGTCVRIGAMRCHAQALTIKLKQDVPMDEIEEIIATHNDWVKVIPNDRDITAQELTPAKVTGTMSVPVGRLRKMSMGNDFLNAFTVGDQLLWGAAEPLRRTLRIILAEKA; from the coding sequence ATGAGAGTAGGTCTAGTTGGTTGGCGTGGTATGGTTGGTTCTGTACTGATGCAACGTATGGTTGAAGAGAAAGACTTCGACTTGATTGAGCCTGTTTATTACAGCACATCTCAGATTGGTATTCCTGCCCCTGTTCTAGGCGGCAAAGATGCGGGTCTACTTCAAGACGCTTTTGATATTGATAGCCTAAAACAGCTTGATGCTGTGATTACCTGTCAAGGTGGCGATTACACATCAAAAGTATACCCAGCGCTGCGTCAAGCTGGTTGGAAAGGTTACTGGATTGATGCGGCTTCTACCTTACGTATGGATGCTGATTCAATCATCACTCTTGATCCTGTTAACTTGGCTCAAATCCAGCAAGGCATTCACAGCGGCACCAACACTTTCGTTGGCGGTAACTGTACTGTGAGCTTGATGCTTATGGCACTAGGCGGCCTATATGAAAAAGGCATGGTCGAGTGGATGAGTGCGATGACTTACCAAGCGGCATCGGGTGCTGGCGCTAAGAATATGCGTGAGCTGATCTCACAAATGGGTGTGATCAACGACAGCGTAAGCTCTGAGTTAGCAAATCCTTCAAGCTCGATTCTTGATATTGATAAGAAGGTTGCGGATACGATTCGTTCATCTTCATTCCCAACAGACCAATTTGGTGCTCCTCTTGCTGGCTCATTGATTCCTTGGATCGATGTGAAGCGTGAAAACGGCCAAAGCAAGGAAGAATGGAAAGCGGGCGTTGAAGCGAACAAGATTCTTGGCCTAGATGGTCAGCCAATCCCTATCGATGGTACTTGTGTACGTATCGGTGCAATGCGTTGTCACGCTCAAGCACTGACGATCAAGCTTAAGCAAGACGTTCCAATGGATGAGATTGAAGAGATCATCGCGACACACAATGATTGGGTTAAAGTGATTCCTAATGACCGCGACATCACAGCACAGGAGCTAACACCAGCGAAAGTAACAGGCACTATGTCTGTACCAGTCGGTCGTCTGCGTAAGATGTCGATGGGTAACGACTTCCTAAACGCGTTTACTGTTGGTGACCAATTACTTTGGGGTGCTGCAGAACCACTACGTCGTACTTTACGCATTATCTTAGCTGAGAAGGCGTAA
- the nhaC gene encoding Na+/H+ antiporter NhaC, producing the protein MKQSKTRLPNLLQVFIALGLFLSLAFSFTAKLDLPIQLALYIGWFIIMVLGIRLGHQYKDLEKAALKGISNGLGAVLILLAVGALVGTWISGGIVPTIIYYGLKAIHPSIFLLATMIICSLTALATGTSWGAAGTAGIAMMGIGQGLGVPAPITAGAVLSGCYFGDKMSPLSDSVILASSMSGVEVVEHIKGMLPVALISYVITGIMFTAFGFHYAGNVDMSQVDSVIKAMEVQFYITPYSFVPVLIVLGLLAFRMPSFPVISFGSLLGIIWAVMIQDIDFLTAFNTAWAPFSISSGVEFIDSILNRGGMSSMLGSVAVIVFGLGFGGLLDKVGVLETIAKVFERRVNSAGSLATSTIGTAFMGNVFGSAMYVSLILTPKICAKNYDRLGYKRKNLSRNAEFGGTLTSGMVPWSDNGIYMASILGVATLSYAPFMWLSFICIIVTIVTSYMGWFVDKCEPTAPAFEAEEATELSKQQA; encoded by the coding sequence ATGAAGCAGAGTAAAACTCGCCTACCGAACCTATTACAGGTATTCATCGCGTTAGGACTATTTCTATCCCTTGCTTTTTCCTTTACTGCAAAGCTTGACCTTCCAATTCAACTTGCCTTGTATATTGGCTGGTTCATTATCATGGTTCTTGGTATTCGTCTTGGACACCAATACAAAGACTTAGAAAAAGCAGCACTCAAAGGAATATCCAATGGCTTAGGCGCGGTTTTAATACTTTTAGCCGTTGGCGCTCTTGTTGGTACTTGGATCTCAGGCGGGATCGTACCTACTATCATTTACTATGGTCTGAAAGCTATCCACCCTTCTATCTTCCTTTTAGCGACCATGATTATCTGTTCTCTAACCGCATTGGCGACCGGTACTTCTTGGGGCGCTGCGGGTACAGCAGGTATCGCGATGATGGGTATCGGCCAAGGCCTAGGTGTTCCAGCACCGATTACTGCAGGTGCAGTGCTGTCAGGTTGTTACTTCGGTGACAAGATGTCTCCGCTTTCTGATTCAGTGATTCTGGCTTCTTCAATGTCTGGTGTTGAAGTAGTTGAACACATCAAGGGAATGCTTCCAGTTGCATTAATCAGCTACGTGATTACAGGCATCATGTTTACTGCGTTTGGTTTCCACTATGCGGGTAACGTGGACATGAGCCAAGTAGACTCTGTAATCAAAGCAATGGAAGTTCAGTTCTACATCACGCCTTACTCATTCGTTCCGGTACTTATCGTGCTTGGTCTGTTGGCTTTCCGTATGCCTTCATTCCCGGTAATCAGCTTCGGTTCTCTGCTGGGTATTATCTGGGCGGTCATGATCCAAGATATCGACTTCCTAACGGCATTCAACACGGCTTGGGCACCGTTCTCAATCTCATCTGGCGTAGAGTTTATTGATTCGATTCTTAACCGTGGCGGCATGTCTTCAATGCTGGGTTCAGTTGCGGTTATCGTATTTGGTCTAGGTTTTGGTGGCTTACTGGATAAAGTGGGCGTACTAGAGACAATCGCTAAGGTGTTTGAGCGCCGCGTAAACAGCGCAGGTTCACTAGCGACTAGCACAATTGGTACGGCCTTCATGGGTAACGTGTTCGGTTCTGCAATGTACGTATCGTTAATCCTTACGCCAAAAATCTGTGCGAAAAACTACGACCGTTTAGGCTACAAGCGTAAGAATCTATCTCGTAATGCTGAGTTTGGTGGCACGCTAACGTCGGGTATGGTTCCGTGGAGTGATAACGGTATCTACATGGCGAGCATTCTTGGTGTTGCGACGCTGTCTTACGCACCGTTCATGTGGTTAAGCTTCATCTGTATCATCGTGACTATCGTGACATCTTACATGGGTTGGTTCGTTGATAAGTGTGAACCAACAGCACCAGCGTTTGAAGCTGAAGAAGCAACAGAGTTAAGCAAGCAACAAGCTTAA
- a CDS encoding Hpt domain-containing protein: protein MEQSVAKPKRFKKPATFLVVLLALWLLPSLALLNLSRSYTNSLAQIEELGIRVNELRQSLYFSEPLRVSRINDLALDAQLVYSIRLQIESDFQHALFRPDVNQLLYVADQFLEKFDEFIPIESQVQDIVDNIKMLRADKELSPKLKPLLNEFGVVVFEAMYSDNQSSSATYRAFDSILEKSYSLETEEQDALQQLLADASALLSDYAQLNYLVDKIKKNSVNEQIIKLEAEFHDRQFNLLLVMLGLSLVAMSGIVLWGVRSKKTITEAGHELSSEPEIDSSKEKASSSDVFSSAVKQADNDAYVPENTSTNQYSDSQPPQSVSVTRHVQQHSVEQAREPTPVEEKHIASVTDSKPAIDIEDMLETLDGDAESVELLLGVFVQDHAGDYEKFKSLLTKDETSAARIVHSLKGVAGSIKASRLAIIAASIEMTMKQSRAISEHDLEELEQAIKASVDSAHEYLDSQR, encoded by the coding sequence ATGGAACAATCAGTAGCAAAGCCCAAACGCTTTAAAAAACCAGCGACCTTCTTGGTTGTGCTCTTGGCTCTGTGGCTACTTCCTTCATTGGCTCTTCTTAATCTAAGCCGTTCCTACACCAATTCTCTTGCTCAAATCGAAGAGCTCGGTATTCGAGTCAACGAATTGAGGCAATCGCTCTATTTCTCAGAACCGCTTCGAGTCTCTCGTATCAATGATCTCGCACTCGACGCTCAGTTGGTTTATTCGATCCGACTGCAGATTGAATCTGATTTCCAACACGCCTTGTTTCGTCCTGATGTGAACCAACTGTTGTACGTAGCCGATCAGTTCCTAGAAAAGTTCGATGAGTTCATTCCGATCGAAAGCCAAGTTCAAGATATTGTTGATAACATTAAGATGTTGCGTGCTGATAAAGAGCTTTCCCCTAAGCTAAAGCCACTACTAAATGAATTCGGAGTTGTGGTATTTGAAGCAATGTACTCTGACAATCAAAGTTCGTCAGCGACTTATCGAGCCTTTGATTCCATTCTAGAAAAATCTTATTCATTAGAAACCGAAGAACAAGATGCACTCCAACAACTACTGGCAGATGCGTCAGCATTGTTGAGTGATTATGCTCAGCTTAACTATTTGGTCGATAAGATTAAGAAAAACTCAGTGAATGAACAGATCATTAAACTCGAAGCTGAGTTCCACGATCGTCAGTTCAACTTATTGTTGGTGATGCTAGGTCTAAGCTTAGTGGCAATGAGCGGGATAGTGTTGTGGGGCGTTAGATCCAAAAAAACGATTACAGAAGCCGGTCACGAACTCAGTTCTGAGCCTGAAATTGATTCCAGTAAAGAAAAGGCTTCTTCAAGCGACGTGTTTTCCTCAGCCGTGAAACAAGCAGATAATGACGCTTATGTGCCTGAGAACACGTCAACGAACCAGTATTCCGACTCTCAACCTCCGCAGAGCGTTAGCGTCACAAGGCATGTTCAGCAACACTCTGTTGAGCAAGCCCGTGAACCGACGCCAGTAGAAGAAAAGCACATTGCCAGTGTGACAGATTCAAAGCCTGCAATTGATATTGAAGACATGCTAGAAACACTCGATGGTGATGCTGAATCTGTCGAACTGTTGCTTGGTGTGTTTGTACAAGATCATGCAGGTGACTACGAGAAGTTTAAATCTTTGCTGACCAAAGATGAAACCTCTGCCGCACGCATTGTACATAGCTTAAAAGGTGTGGCTGGCAGTATTAAAGCGTCTCGGTTGGCGATTATTGCCGCGAGTATTGAAATGACAATGAAGCAGTCCAGAGCCATCAGCGAACACGACCTAGAAGAACTAGAGCAGGCAATAAAAGCCTCTGTGGATTCTGCTCATGAATATTTAGACAGTCAGCGTTAA
- the yejK gene encoding nucleoid-associated protein YejK, translated as MSLHLSNVILHQLSKNDQDELIVNYRAESLENDASSESLVAELHRVFNSKAGKGFGSFKSDSEFQQWLHQLRAGETNFYDFSQKSAQRLKDELSKYPFADEGILVMAEYQSLATDYLFIGLLPSNQSLKVTEGLDISATDYLDISKMDIAARLDLSTYETDKESNRYLTYIKGRVGRKVADFFLDFLQAEVGLDAKQQNQVLMQAVEDFVSDSKLEKEEAISYKKQVADYCNEQLKAGDEVQVRELSGELPASTDGTSFFDYTSEQGYELEDSFPADRATMRKLTKFVGAGGGLNVSFDSLLLGERIFYDPETDTLTIKGTPPNLRDQLTRNKS; from the coding sequence ATGAGCCTTCACCTTTCCAACGTAATTTTACACCAGCTGAGTAAGAACGATCAGGATGAGCTGATTGTTAACTATCGTGCTGAATCTCTAGAAAACGATGCTTCATCTGAAAGCCTAGTTGCTGAACTTCACCGTGTTTTTAATTCAAAAGCAGGCAAAGGGTTTGGTTCTTTCAAATCTGACAGCGAATTCCAGCAGTGGTTGCATCAACTTCGTGCTGGTGAGACAAACTTTTACGATTTTTCTCAAAAGAGTGCGCAACGTCTAAAAGACGAACTATCAAAGTACCCATTCGCTGACGAAGGTATCTTGGTAATGGCCGAATATCAGTCACTTGCAACAGATTACCTTTTCATTGGTTTATTGCCTTCAAACCAAAGCCTAAAGGTAACTGAAGGGCTTGATATTAGTGCGACTGACTACCTTGATATCTCAAAAATGGATATCGCGGCTCGCCTAGACCTTTCTACTTATGAGACTGACAAAGAGTCAAACCGTTACTTAACTTACATTAAAGGACGTGTTGGCCGTAAAGTCGCGGATTTCTTCTTAGATTTCTTACAAGCTGAAGTCGGTTTGGATGCGAAACAACAAAACCAAGTACTGATGCAAGCGGTAGAAGACTTCGTTTCTGACTCTAAATTGGAAAAAGAAGAAGCGATCAGCTACAAAAAGCAGGTTGCGGATTACTGTAACGAGCAGCTTAAAGCCGGTGATGAAGTACAAGTGCGTGAACTTTCTGGAGAATTGCCAGCAAGCACAGATGGTACCAGCTTCTTTGACTATACTAGTGAGCAAGGCTACGAGCTAGAAGACAGCTTCCCAGCCGATCGCGCAACTATGCGTAAACTAACAAAATTTGTTGGTGCTGGTGGCGGTTTGAATGTTAGTTTTGATAGTCTGCTTCTAGGCGAACGTATCTTTTACGATCCGGAGACAGACACGCTTACGATTAAAGGCACTCCACCGAACTTACGTGACCAACTGACTCGCAATAAATCATAG
- a CDS encoding YejL family protein, translating into MPIISKYTDDQVEKILAEVGAVLSKHKASPELSLMIAGNIATNVLNQNVAASQRKGIAEKFAEALISSLEDKKSH; encoded by the coding sequence ATGCCGATTATATCTAAATACACAGATGATCAAGTTGAAAAAATCCTAGCTGAAGTAGGTGCTGTACTATCTAAGCACAAAGCTTCGCCAGAACTTTCACTGATGATCGCTGGAAATATCGCAACCAATGTCTTAAATCAGAATGTTGCTGCTTCACAACGCAAAGGAATTGCTGAAAAATTTGCCGAGGCTTTAATTTCTTCTCTTGAAGATAAAAAGTCTCACTAA